From one Aquipuribacter sp. SD81 genomic stretch:
- the mobC gene encoding plasmid mobilization relaxosome protein MobC: MTPEEEAVLVRLAEASRVTVPRLLIEAAMSGGGETPTERRDAVAGLYSVRRLLAAVSNNVNQLARHANSGFGFPDEAAATLVAVRRVVVRIDAVVEALSEP; this comes from the coding sequence GTGACACCGGAGGAGGAGGCAGTCCTCGTCCGGCTCGCGGAGGCCTCGAGGGTGACGGTGCCGAGGCTGCTTATCGAGGCGGCGATGAGCGGCGGCGGTGAGACGCCGACGGAGCGCCGCGACGCCGTCGCGGGCCTCTACTCGGTCCGGCGGCTGCTTGCCGCTGTCAGTAACAACGTGAACCAGCTCGCGCGTCACGCCAACTCGGGCTTCGGCTTCCCCGATGAAGCCGCGGCGACGCTGGTGGCCGTGCGGCGGGTCGTCGTGCGGATCGACGCGGTCGTCGAGGCGTTGAGCGAGCCGTGA